Proteins from a single region of Gemmatirosa kalamazoonensis:
- a CDS encoding family 43 glycosylhydrolase, producing MRLSIPIALLPLLAACASSPRVATVPRHGLEARAVHATSNPILSDGTDYTADPAPLVAGGKLYVITGRDTAGPRVNDFKMPEWQMLVTSGDPMAGRWTHYPHFLKPDEVFEWAAPGRAYAAQIVRGPNGKFYLYAPVIHAAATTRDKFAIGVAVADAPLGPWVDAHPAGPVVSQSYPIANDIQNIDPTVLVDDDGRVYLYWGTFGHLKGVELERDMVTFKGTPIDVRTLNGFFEAAWLFKRNGTYYMAYAANTAGPTSECTEAVYYACIAYGTSPSPLGPWTYRGVILDPVSSTTSHPGIVAYEGKWYITYHTADAKGGGHFRRSVAIDRVEWDDGVSPARIRKVVPTGAPLDTTPIANIASHARITASNVPVPVQYWLRAVNDGKVRPNPLPPDMWATWSRNNPPQQWIVYQWEQPETLVGSSLHFWGDHAAGAGAGVAPPKAWRLEYWDGGAWKPVSATSPYTATLGADNRVDFAPVTTRCLRAVFDASTDGTSFAAVALQEWEAFSTRPRAARRPSVKGAATANCS from the coding sequence ATGCGTCTCTCCATCCCGATCGCCCTGCTGCCGCTGCTCGCCGCGTGCGCGTCGTCCCCACGCGTGGCGACCGTCCCTCGACACGGGCTCGAAGCGCGAGCCGTGCACGCGACGTCGAACCCGATCCTGTCCGACGGCACCGACTACACGGCCGATCCCGCGCCGCTCGTCGCCGGCGGAAAGCTCTACGTCATCACGGGACGCGACACCGCGGGGCCGCGCGTCAACGACTTCAAGATGCCCGAGTGGCAGATGCTGGTGACGAGCGGCGACCCGATGGCCGGACGGTGGACGCACTATCCGCATTTTCTGAAGCCCGACGAGGTCTTCGAGTGGGCGGCCCCCGGTCGAGCGTATGCCGCGCAGATCGTGCGGGGGCCGAACGGCAAGTTCTATCTCTATGCCCCGGTCATCCATGCCGCCGCGACCACGAGAGACAAGTTCGCGATCGGCGTCGCCGTCGCCGATGCGCCACTCGGCCCGTGGGTCGACGCGCATCCGGCCGGCCCGGTCGTGTCGCAGTCGTATCCGATCGCGAACGACATCCAGAACATCGACCCGACGGTGCTCGTCGACGACGACGGGCGCGTCTATCTGTACTGGGGCACGTTCGGGCACCTGAAGGGGGTCGAGCTCGAGCGGGACATGGTGACGTTCAAGGGCACGCCGATCGACGTGCGCACGCTGAACGGCTTCTTCGAGGCCGCCTGGCTGTTCAAGCGCAACGGCACGTACTACATGGCGTACGCGGCGAACACCGCCGGGCCGACGTCGGAATGCACGGAGGCCGTGTACTACGCCTGCATCGCGTACGGCACGTCGCCGTCGCCGCTCGGCCCGTGGACCTATCGCGGCGTGATCCTCGACCCGGTGTCCTCGACGACGTCGCATCCCGGGATCGTGGCCTACGAGGGGAAGTGGTACATCACGTATCACACGGCCGACGCGAAGGGCGGCGGACACTTTCGTCGCTCGGTCGCCATCGATCGCGTCGAATGGGACGACGGCGTGAGCCCCGCGCGCATTCGCAAGGTCGTCCCGACCGGCGCTCCGCTCGACACCACGCCGATCGCGAACATCGCGTCGCACGCCCGCATCACGGCGTCGAACGTGCCGGTCCCCGTGCAGTACTGGCTGCGCGCCGTCAACGACGGCAAGGTGCGCCCGAATCCACTGCCGCCGGACATGTGGGCCACGTGGTCGCGGAACAACCCGCCGCAGCAGTGGATCGTGTATCAGTGGGAGCAGCCCGAGACGCTCGTCGGGTCGAGCCTCCACTTCTGGGGCGATCATGCGGCGGGCGCCGGCGCCGGCGTCGCGCCGCCGAAGGCGTGGCGGCTGGAATACTGGGACGGCGGCGCGTGGAAGCCGGTCAGCGCGACCTCGCCGTACACCGCCACGCTCGGCGCCGACAACCGCGTGGACTTCGCGCCGGTGACGACGCGCTGTCTGCGCGCGGTGTTCGACGCGTCGACCGATGGGACGAGCTTCGCGGCCGTCGCGCTCCAGGAGTGGGAGGCGTTCTCCACCCGGCCGCGCGCGGCGCGTCGACCATCCGTGAAGGGAGCCGCGACGGCGAACTGCTCGTAG
- a CDS encoding VOC family protein — MTERLPPTDGLVARSLEASLTVRDLSTSAAWYRDVVGFAVAREYRRDERLIAIAMQAGSVELLLVQDDGARGVDRVRGEGFSLQVTTAQDIDALAARVESRGGVLESAPMTVAGKRAFRLRDPDGFRFTISSPRDA, encoded by the coding sequence ATGACGGAGCGTCTCCCGCCCACCGACGGCCTCGTGGCGCGGAGTCTCGAGGCGTCGCTCACGGTGCGCGATCTCTCGACGAGCGCGGCGTGGTACCGCGACGTCGTGGGCTTCGCCGTGGCGCGCGAGTACCGACGCGACGAGCGCCTGATCGCGATCGCGATGCAGGCGGGGAGCGTGGAGCTGCTGCTCGTCCAGGACGACGGCGCGAGAGGAGTCGACCGGGTCCGGGGCGAGGGATTCTCGCTGCAGGTCACGACGGCGCAGGACATCGATGCCCTCGCCGCGCGAGTCGAGTCGCGCGGCGGCGTGCTCGAATCGGCGCCGATGACGGTGGCGGGCAAGCGTGCCTTCCGGCTGCGCGACCCCGACGGCTTCCGGTTCACGATCTCCTCGCCGCGCGACGCGTGA
- a CDS encoding VOC family protein, translating to MAKPARNTICLWYDRDAEAAARFYAETFPDSSVRAVHRAPGDFPSGKQGDVLTVEFTVLGIPCLGLNGGPAFKHTEAFSFQVATADQAETDRYWNAIVGNGGEESACGWCKDRWGLSWQITPIALTEAITDPDPAAAKRAFDAMMQMTKIDVAAIEAARRG from the coding sequence ATGGCGAAGCCCGCACGGAACACGATCTGTCTCTGGTACGATCGCGACGCCGAGGCGGCGGCGCGGTTCTACGCCGAGACGTTTCCCGATTCGTCCGTCCGGGCGGTGCATCGCGCCCCCGGAGACTTCCCGTCGGGGAAGCAGGGCGACGTCTTGACCGTCGAGTTCACCGTGCTGGGCATCCCGTGCCTCGGGCTGAACGGCGGTCCCGCGTTCAAGCACACCGAAGCGTTCTCGTTCCAGGTCGCGACCGCGGATCAGGCGGAGACCGATCGTTACTGGAACGCCATCGTCGGCAACGGCGGCGAGGAGAGCGCGTGCGGCTGGTGCAAGGATCGATGGGGGCTGTCGTGGCAGATCACGCCGATCGCGCTCACGGAGGCCATCACCGACCCCGACCCGGCCGCCGCCAAGCGCGCGTTCGACGCGATGATGCAGATGACGAAGATCGACGTCGCGGCGATCGAGGCGGCGCGCCGCGGATGA
- a CDS encoding GNAT family N-acetyltransferase yields MNQVAIAVCPTLEDDELNALFASAWPAHTPRAYGAVLDRSLAYLAAFVDEELVGFVNVAWDGGAHAFLLDPTVHPGFRRRGIGRELVRRAARLARDRGAVWLHVDYDPALRGFYAAVGFRPTEAALLRLSELER; encoded by the coding sequence ATGAACCAGGTGGCGATCGCCGTGTGCCCGACGCTGGAGGACGACGAGCTGAATGCGCTGTTCGCGTCCGCCTGGCCGGCGCACACCCCGCGCGCGTACGGCGCGGTCCTCGACCGGAGCCTCGCCTACCTCGCGGCGTTCGTCGACGAGGAGCTCGTCGGCTTCGTCAACGTGGCGTGGGATGGCGGCGCGCACGCGTTCCTCCTCGACCCCACGGTGCATCCCGGCTTCCGGCGGCGGGGGATCGGCCGCGAGCTGGTCCGGCGTGCGGCTCGTCTCGCACGCGACAGGGGGGCGGTATGGCTGCACGTCGACTACGATCCGGCGCTGCGTGGCTTCTACGCGGCCGTCGGCTTCCGTCCGACCGAGGCTGCACTCCTGCGGTTGTCCGAGCTCGAACGTTAG
- a CDS encoding antibiotic biosynthesis monooxygenase, with protein sequence MILTVLEAQLPSGGAEALQAAYAAAGTGPLPPGLVRTELVRDVRDAARWRIQTWWASREALDAMRGTGTPAGVVMFRAAGAEPALSIFEVVDGLPRPTP encoded by the coding sequence ATGATCCTGACGGTCCTCGAAGCACAGCTTCCCTCCGGCGGCGCGGAGGCGCTGCAGGCGGCGTACGCCGCCGCCGGTACCGGGCCGCTGCCACCCGGCCTCGTACGCACGGAGCTGGTGCGCGATGTCCGGGACGCCGCGCGCTGGCGGATCCAGACGTGGTGGGCCAGCCGTGAGGCGCTCGACGCGATGCGCGGGACGGGCACGCCGGCCGGCGTCGTGATGTTCCGCGCCGCCGGTGCGGAGCCGGCGCTCTCGATCTTCGAGGTGGTGGACGGCCTGCCGCGGCCCACGCCGTGA
- a CDS encoding phenylacetate--CoA ligase family protein, which yields MNEIFDRAFGFVASKTGSATNASWLAYRMLFAPGMIGRTREWISRHRATAAFYNARRRVPAYREFLTRHGATDPRRFEEIPPMDKRNYITQWPIELRCQGGRLPLRDAVIDESSGSSGTATNWVRGAAERAATRRLIQYSTRATLGDDGFILLNCFALGPWATGMNVSMSLVERSLVKSIGPDAAKALATLELFGPTYKYVIAGYPPFLKSLVDSTDFDWAPYDISAIVGGEGMSEPLRAALNTRFRRTISCFGASDLEINLAVETPFTMALRESIASNERLAGDIYGNEGLPMVFQYDPLLTYVESDAERSLLFTLNRLENVSPRIRYNLHDRGVVRTVAELEPILRDHGLTPRAMGLTVALPVMFHWGRQDSSVAFYGCKITPEDVQHALLRLAPTMGAVASFALHPFEDAAANKRLEVWIEMERGVAPPVDRDAATADVLRELAAVNQDFRESAKMIPAALQPTAVFYAFGDGPMSGQDVRLKRRYIM from the coding sequence ATGAACGAGATCTTCGACCGGGCGTTCGGCTTCGTGGCGAGCAAGACCGGCAGCGCGACGAACGCGTCGTGGCTCGCGTACCGCATGCTCTTCGCTCCGGGGATGATCGGCCGCACGAGGGAGTGGATCAGTCGCCACCGTGCGACGGCGGCGTTCTACAACGCACGGCGTCGTGTGCCGGCGTATCGGGAGTTCCTGACGAGGCACGGAGCGACCGATCCGCGTCGCTTCGAAGAGATCCCGCCGATGGACAAGCGCAACTACATCACGCAATGGCCGATCGAGCTGCGCTGCCAGGGCGGCCGGCTCCCGTTGCGCGACGCGGTCATCGACGAATCGTCGGGCTCGAGCGGCACGGCGACGAACTGGGTGCGGGGCGCCGCCGAGCGCGCGGCGACGCGGCGACTGATCCAGTACTCGACCCGAGCCACGCTCGGTGACGACGGCTTCATCCTCCTGAACTGCTTCGCGCTCGGGCCGTGGGCGACGGGGATGAACGTGTCGATGTCGCTCGTCGAACGGAGCCTCGTCAAGTCGATCGGGCCCGACGCCGCGAAGGCGCTCGCGACGCTCGAGCTGTTCGGACCGACGTACAAGTACGTGATCGCGGGCTACCCGCCGTTTCTCAAGTCGCTTGTCGACTCGACCGACTTCGACTGGGCGCCGTACGACATCTCGGCCATCGTCGGTGGCGAGGGGATGTCGGAGCCCCTGCGCGCGGCGCTCAACACGCGCTTCCGGAGGACGATCTCGTGCTTCGGGGCCTCCGACCTCGAGATCAACCTGGCGGTTGAGACGCCGTTCACGATGGCCTTGCGGGAGTCGATCGCATCGAACGAGCGTCTCGCCGGCGACATCTATGGAAACGAGGGGCTGCCGATGGTCTTCCAGTACGACCCGCTGCTGACGTACGTGGAGAGCGACGCCGAGCGCAGTCTCCTGTTCACGCTCAACCGGTTGGAGAACGTCAGCCCGCGGATCCGCTACAACCTGCACGATCGCGGCGTGGTCCGGACGGTGGCCGAGCTCGAGCCGATCCTGCGAGACCACGGGCTGACCCCGCGCGCGATGGGGCTCACGGTGGCGCTGCCGGTGATGTTCCACTGGGGCCGGCAGGATTCGTCGGTCGCGTTCTACGGATGCAAGATCACGCCGGAGGACGTGCAGCACGCGCTGCTGCGTCTCGCGCCGACGATGGGCGCGGTGGCCAGCTTCGCGCTGCACCCGTTCGAGGACGCTGCCGCGAACAAGCGCCTGGAGGTGTGGATCGAGATGGAGCGCGGCGTCGCGCCACCGGTCGACCGCGATGCCGCGACCGCGGACGTGCTGCGCGAGCTGGCGGCGGTGAACCAGGACTTCAGGGAGTCGGCGAAGATGATTCCGGCGGCGCTCCAGCCGACCGCGGTGTTCTACGCGTTCGGCGACGGTCCGATGTCCGGCCAGGACGTTCGCCTCAAGCGGCGGTACATCATGTAA